One Glaciihabitans arcticus DNA window includes the following coding sequences:
- a CDS encoding ABC transporter substrate-binding protein → MLTSRRLGAAVSVIAASALLAGCAAPSGPVEQSLTFAIEGANLSAGHMDPHSSQLDVSALVGRNVLDSLVAQDTDGSFVPWLATSWEISDDQLHYTFQLRDDVTFTDGEPFNAEAVKANFDHITAEETASAHAASMLGAGAAYVDTTVDDEYTVSVNFSTPYAPFLQAASTSLLGFYSPKVLTESADKLKTGGPDVTVGSGPFILTEYVPDQELVYTANPDYNWGPENAEHTGASDIEDLTIRILPETSVRTGALTSDEVDIATNLTPNTIDQVGDGFTVKSAEYPGIPYSIHVNESYGVFKDPLVREAFSIGFDIDSAVDSIFFGQFQRAWSVLGPTTPNSYDKSLEGSWPYDAKKAGELLDQAGWTERDSEGYRTKDGKRLSARWIAYTPIPDDRAALADVIQSDLKDIGFEIKREALEPAAYNEQYGPRTYDLTDWSFANVDADGLRSHFHTGGFQNASTVSDPELDQLLDDAVATSDESVRTGLYEQVQQWNAKEHLMVPIYVPSLLTGYSDTVKGLTFDLYGRPLFYGASIGAE, encoded by the coding sequence ATGCTCACATCACGGCGCCTCGGCGCAGCAGTCTCTGTCATCGCGGCCTCAGCGCTCCTCGCCGGTTGTGCCGCACCCTCAGGCCCGGTCGAGCAGTCGCTCACCTTCGCCATCGAGGGCGCCAACCTCAGCGCCGGCCACATGGACCCGCACTCCAGCCAGCTCGACGTGAGCGCACTCGTCGGCCGCAACGTTCTCGACTCGCTGGTCGCGCAGGACACCGACGGCAGCTTCGTGCCGTGGCTCGCCACGTCCTGGGAGATCTCCGACGACCAGCTGCACTACACCTTCCAGCTTCGGGATGACGTCACCTTCACCGACGGCGAACCGTTCAATGCAGAGGCCGTCAAGGCTAACTTCGACCACATCACCGCCGAGGAGACCGCTTCGGCGCACGCCGCGAGCATGCTCGGTGCGGGTGCCGCGTACGTCGACACGACCGTCGACGACGAGTACACAGTCAGCGTCAACTTCTCGACTCCCTACGCTCCCTTCCTGCAGGCGGCCAGCACTTCGCTGCTCGGCTTCTACTCGCCGAAGGTGCTCACCGAGAGCGCCGACAAGCTGAAGACGGGCGGGCCGGATGTCACCGTCGGCTCCGGTCCCTTCATCCTGACCGAGTACGTGCCCGACCAGGAGCTCGTCTACACCGCGAACCCCGACTACAACTGGGGTCCGGAGAACGCCGAGCACACCGGCGCATCCGACATCGAGGACCTCACGATCCGCATCCTGCCCGAAACGAGCGTGCGCACCGGCGCCCTCACGAGCGACGAAGTCGACATCGCGACCAACCTGACCCCGAACACGATCGACCAGGTCGGCGACGGCTTCACGGTCAAGTCGGCCGAGTACCCGGGCATCCCGTACTCGATCCACGTCAACGAGTCCTACGGGGTCTTCAAGGACCCGCTCGTGCGCGAGGCGTTCTCGATCGGGTTCGACATCGACTCCGCGGTGGACAGCATCTTCTTCGGCCAGTTCCAGCGCGCCTGGAGCGTTCTCGGACCGACGACCCCGAACTCGTACGACAAGTCGCTCGAGGGCTCCTGGCCGTACGACGCCAAGAAGGCCGGCGAGCTTCTCGACCAGGCCGGCTGGACCGAGCGCGACTCCGAGGGGTACCGCACCAAGGACGGCAAGCGCCTGAGCGCCCGATGGATCGCGTACACACCCATCCCCGACGATCGGGCTGCGCTGGCAGACGTCATCCAGTCGGATCTCAAGGACATCGGCTTCGAGATCAAGCGTGAAGCGCTCGAGCCGGCCGCGTACAACGAACAGTACGGTCCGCGCACCTACGACCTGACCGACTGGAGCTTCGCGAACGTCGACGCCGACGGTCTGCGCAGCCACTTCCACACCGGCGGTTTCCAGAATGCGTCGACGGTCTCCGACCCCGAGCTGGACCAGCTGCTGGATGACGCCGTGGCGACCAGCGACGAGTCCGTTCGAACCGGGCTCTACGAGCAGGTGCAGCAGTGGAACGCGAAGGAGCACCTCATGGTGCCGATCTACGTGCCCTCGCTGCTGACCGGCTACTCGGACACCGTGAAGGGGCTCACCTTCGACCTGTACGGACGCCCTTTGTTCTACGGTGCCTCGATTGGTGCTGAATAA
- a CDS encoding TetR family transcriptional regulator → MLQEAAFELFLENSYAGTTVDQIAQRAGVSRNTFFNYFPSKSDVFWVDLDESLGLLMESLRASSTDTPVMSAIRDALLAVASDFGPNRVPWALTQYSMIGSVHELQASAMSRLSAQAHVLGSFVADRLPAGARGLGRAASFAAFGAAVAAAQDWANAGTTRGEFGPYLDAAVTPVCRGFQGAIDAL, encoded by the coding sequence ATGCTGCAGGAGGCCGCGTTCGAGCTGTTCCTGGAGAACAGCTACGCGGGAACAACCGTCGACCAAATCGCACAGCGGGCGGGTGTGAGCCGCAACACGTTCTTCAACTATTTCCCCTCCAAGAGTGACGTCTTCTGGGTCGACCTCGACGAGAGCCTGGGGCTGCTCATGGAGTCCCTACGTGCGTCGTCGACCGACACCCCCGTGATGTCTGCAATTCGGGATGCCCTGCTCGCCGTCGCCTCCGACTTCGGCCCCAACCGCGTGCCGTGGGCGCTGACGCAGTACTCGATGATCGGCAGCGTGCACGAGCTGCAGGCCTCCGCAATGAGCCGCCTGTCGGCCCAGGCGCACGTGCTCGGATCGTTTGTGGCCGACCGCCTGCCCGCCGGCGCCCGCGGTCTGGGACGCGCCGCGAGCTTCGCCGCGTTCGGCGCCGCCGTCGCCGCAGCGCAGGACTGGGCCAACGCCGGCACCACCCGCGGCGAGTTCGGACCGTACCTGGATGCGGCGGTCACGCCCGTCTGCCGCGGCTTCCAGGGGGCCATCGACGCGCTCTAG
- a CDS encoding HNH endonuclease — MTFLAPPEQFTPSESLTRGAVERVVSESIDAVIGIDNVIAMLQAQRVTALHQAVVFNALLDDEPGPGSSLRLRSLRAELASATRIPERTAERQLAEAEMLVNSLPATFEALSTAAISERHARVMVDQTSCLDPADIAALEEVALAFAERLTAAQFDRKVRSLREKLHPETMVERRVRAEADREVELCPDRDGMAWLNVYLPAADAVAIFQRLTDLSATVPADPRTLAQRRADAARALLLRGETPGFDPADPGSWAGATHPVPRGVTARVMVTVPALTLLRQSDEPATLEGYGPIDADMARQLTSEAPSLSRLLTHPETGAVLSVGRDSYRIPEVVRNWLRARDGTCRFPGCSQPAMRTEIDHTLGWAEGGGTDHDNLACLCQGHHTLKGETAWSVRQIPASATVAPGTLEWTSPQGRIYRTEPELRLS, encoded by the coding sequence ATGACATTCCTGGCCCCACCTGAGCAATTCACGCCGAGTGAATCGCTGACTCGTGGTGCCGTCGAACGCGTGGTCTCCGAGTCGATCGACGCGGTCATCGGCATCGACAACGTAATCGCCATGCTGCAGGCCCAGCGGGTCACGGCCCTTCATCAGGCGGTCGTCTTCAACGCCCTGCTCGACGACGAGCCAGGGCCGGGTTCATCCCTGCGGCTGCGCTCCCTCCGAGCCGAGCTTGCGAGCGCAACACGCATCCCGGAGCGAACCGCCGAACGACAGCTCGCCGAGGCCGAGATGCTGGTGAATTCGCTGCCCGCGACTTTCGAGGCGCTCAGCACGGCCGCGATCAGCGAGCGGCACGCGCGCGTCATGGTCGATCAGACCTCCTGCCTCGATCCGGCCGACATCGCGGCCCTCGAGGAAGTGGCGCTCGCCTTCGCCGAACGGCTGACCGCGGCTCAGTTCGACCGCAAGGTCCGCAGCCTCCGCGAGAAACTGCACCCCGAGACCATGGTCGAGCGGCGCGTTCGCGCAGAAGCCGATCGCGAGGTGGAGCTGTGCCCCGACCGCGACGGAATGGCCTGGCTGAACGTCTACCTACCCGCCGCAGACGCTGTCGCCATCTTCCAACGACTCACCGACCTGTCCGCGACGGTGCCCGCTGACCCGCGTACCCTCGCACAGCGCCGGGCAGACGCGGCTCGTGCCCTGCTCCTGCGTGGCGAGACGCCCGGGTTCGACCCTGCCGACCCGGGCAGTTGGGCGGGCGCGACCCACCCGGTTCCGCGCGGAGTCACCGCCCGCGTTATGGTCACGGTCCCCGCACTCACACTGCTGCGGCAGTCAGATGAGCCGGCGACGCTCGAGGGTTACGGTCCCATCGACGCCGACATGGCCCGCCAACTGACCTCAGAGGCGCCGAGTCTCAGCCGGTTGCTCACACATCCCGAAACGGGTGCGGTGCTCTCGGTCGGCAGGGACAGTTATCGAATACCCGAGGTGGTGCGCAACTGGCTGCGGGCCCGAGACGGCACCTGTCGTTTTCCCGGCTGCTCGCAACCGGCGATGCGCACCGAAATCGATCACACTCTCGGTTGGGCCGAGGGCGGCGGCACCGATCACGACAATCTTGCCTGCCTGTGCCAGGGGCATCACACCCTGAAGGGCGAGACGGCGTGGAGTGTGCGCCAGATTCCGGCAAGCGCGACGGTTGCTCCCGGCACCCTCGAGTGGACGAGTCCGCAGGGGCGCATCTACCGCACCGAGCCCGAGCTGCGCCTGAGCTAG
- the valS gene encoding valine--tRNA ligase — MSSSAFRRPMPEKPALEGLEATWGPVWEAEKTYGFDRASATRENIFSIDTPPPTASGSLHIGHVFSYTHMDLIARYQRMLGKTIFYPMGWDDNGLPTERRVQNYYGVRCDPSLPYVEGYVPPLEGGDNASSKAADQVPVSRRNFIELCERLTVEDEKQFEDVWRMLGLSVDWTQTYRTIGDEAQTAAQRAFLRNIERGEAYQADAPTLWDITFRTAVAQAELEDKEQPAAYHRLAFHGTPTAENPSGDIHIETTRPELLAACVALVAHPDDERYQELFGSTVTTPLFGVKVPILAHHLAQKDKGSGIAMICTFGDVTDVVWWRELDLPNRTIIGADGRILAEGPEILSDEAREIYAELAGKTVFSAKAKTVELLKASGEMVGDARPITHQVKFFEKGDKPLEIISTRQWYIKNGARDPELRERLLQAGKDIGFTPDHMRVRYENWVGGLTGDWLISRQRFFGVPIPVWYELDAEGNKGAVIVPTEDLLPVDPAADVPAGYSEADRGITFVGEVDIMDTWATSSLTPQIAGGWERDPELFDLVFPYSLRSQGQDIIRTWLFSTVLRAEQEHGKVPWANAGISGFIVDPDRKKMSKSKGNVVTPAAMLEDHGSDAVRYWAASSRLGTDAAFDPQNPKQIKIGRRLAIKVLNAAKFVYSFPVTGQISEDSIFAAGISPLAEISEALDLDLLAELDRVIGVATTAFNEFDHAKALEVTEHFFWVFCDDYLELVKERAYGSSSAEGQASAVLALREAVDVLLRLFAPFIPFATEEVWSWTHNDSVHTAAWPTPRGDATPTGLLPLVSEALIGIRRAKTDAKASQKTEVTSATISGPALLEQGLDDLKAVGRIADVTFMVADEISVTDIVLAEVTPEAS; from the coding sequence ATGTCATCGAGCGCCTTCCGCCGTCCCATGCCCGAGAAGCCGGCCCTCGAAGGGCTCGAAGCAACCTGGGGTCCGGTATGGGAGGCCGAGAAGACCTACGGCTTCGACCGCGCCTCTGCGACCCGCGAGAACATCTTCTCGATCGACACTCCCCCGCCGACCGCGTCCGGCAGCCTGCACATCGGCCACGTGTTCAGCTACACCCACATGGACCTCATCGCGCGCTACCAGCGCATGCTCGGCAAAACGATCTTCTACCCGATGGGCTGGGACGACAACGGCCTCCCCACCGAGCGTCGCGTGCAGAACTACTACGGCGTGCGCTGCGACCCGTCGCTCCCCTACGTCGAGGGCTACGTCCCGCCGCTCGAGGGCGGCGACAACGCGTCCTCCAAGGCTGCCGACCAGGTGCCCGTGAGCCGCCGCAACTTCATCGAACTGTGCGAGCGCCTCACCGTCGAAGACGAGAAGCAATTCGAGGATGTGTGGCGCATGCTCGGGCTCTCCGTCGACTGGACGCAGACCTACCGCACCATCGGCGACGAAGCCCAGACCGCGGCGCAGCGAGCTTTCCTGCGCAACATCGAGCGCGGCGAGGCCTACCAGGCCGACGCCCCGACGCTGTGGGACATCACGTTCCGCACCGCCGTCGCGCAGGCCGAGCTCGAAGACAAGGAACAGCCCGCCGCGTACCACCGCCTCGCCTTCCACGGCACGCCGACGGCGGAGAACCCGAGTGGTGACATCCACATCGAGACCACCCGCCCCGAGCTGCTCGCCGCGTGCGTCGCCCTCGTCGCGCACCCCGACGACGAGCGCTACCAGGAACTATTCGGCAGCACCGTCACCACCCCGCTCTTCGGCGTCAAGGTGCCGATCCTCGCGCACCACCTCGCCCAGAAGGACAAGGGATCGGGCATCGCCATGATCTGCACCTTCGGCGACGTGACCGACGTGGTCTGGTGGCGCGAACTCGACCTCCCCAATCGCACCATCATCGGCGCGGACGGACGCATCCTGGCCGAAGGCCCCGAGATCCTTTCCGACGAGGCCCGGGAGATCTACGCGGAGCTCGCCGGCAAGACCGTGTTCAGCGCCAAGGCGAAGACCGTCGAACTTCTAAAGGCGAGCGGTGAGATGGTCGGCGACGCCCGTCCGATCACCCACCAGGTGAAGTTCTTCGAGAAGGGCGACAAGCCGCTCGAGATCATCTCCACCCGACAGTGGTACATCAAGAACGGCGCGCGCGATCCCGAACTGCGCGAGCGCCTGCTGCAGGCCGGCAAGGACATCGGCTTCACCCCCGACCACATGCGCGTTCGCTACGAGAACTGGGTCGGCGGCCTTACCGGCGACTGGCTGATCTCTCGCCAGCGCTTCTTCGGCGTGCCCATCCCGGTCTGGTACGAACTGGACGCCGAGGGCAACAAGGGCGCGGTCATCGTTCCCACCGAAGACCTGCTGCCCGTCGACCCCGCCGCCGACGTTCCCGCCGGATACAGCGAGGCCGACCGCGGCATCACCTTCGTCGGCGAGGTCGACATTATGGACACCTGGGCCACCTCGAGCCTCACGCCTCAGATCGCCGGCGGCTGGGAGCGCGACCCCGAGCTGTTCGACCTGGTCTTCCCGTACTCGCTCCGTTCGCAGGGCCAGGACATCATCCGCACCTGGCTGTTCTCCACGGTGCTGCGCGCCGAGCAGGAGCACGGCAAGGTGCCGTGGGCGAACGCCGGCATCTCCGGTTTCATCGTCGACCCCGATCGTAAGAAGATGTCCAAGTCGAAGGGCAATGTCGTGACCCCGGCCGCGATGCTCGAGGACCACGGATCCGATGCGGTGCGCTACTGGGCAGCATCCAGCCGACTCGGCACCGACGCGGCCTTCGACCCGCAGAACCCCAAGCAGATCAAGATCGGCCGCCGACTCGCCATCAAGGTGCTCAACGCGGCCAAGTTCGTGTACAGCTTCCCTGTTACGGGGCAAATATCCGAGGACTCAATATTTGCGGCCGGCATCTCCCCGTTGGCTGAAATCTCCGAAGCGCTCGACCTCGACCTGCTCGCCGAGCTCGACCGCGTGATCGGCGTCGCGACCACGGCATTCAACGAATTCGACCATGCCAAGGCGCTCGAGGTCACCGAGCACTTCTTCTGGGTCTTCTGCGACGACTACCTCGAGCTGGTCAAGGAGCGCGCCTACGGCTCGTCCAGCGCGGAAGGCCAGGCCAGCGCCGTACTCGCGCTGCGCGAGGCGGTCGACGTGCTGCTGCGGTTGTTTGCGCCGTTCATCCCGTTCGCGACCGAAGAGGTCTGGAGCTGGACCCACAACGACTCGGTGCACACCGCCGCGTGGCCCACGCCCCGCGGTGACGCCACACCGACCGGCCTCCTGCCCCTCGTGAGTGAGGCCCTCATCGGCATCCGCCGCGCCAAGACCGACGCGAAGGCGTCGCAGAAGACCGAGGTCACTTCCGCCACGATCAGCGGACCTGCCCTGCTCGAGCAGGGACTCGATGACCTCAAGGCCGTCGGCCGCATCGCCGATGTCACATTCATGGTTGCCGACGAGATCTCCGTCACCGACATCGTGCTCGCCGAGGTCACACCCGAGGCAAGCTGA